The following proteins come from a genomic window of Micromonospora echinofusca:
- a CDS encoding non-ribosomal peptide synthetase yields the protein MAPGPAGGEPALFTDLFAQQVRRTPHATAVVWGEHRRTYAELDAEANRLAHRLVSLGAGPDRLVAIGIRSAHLVVAALATLKAGAAYLPLDLSYPPQRLEHMLSDARPMLLLTTGDDQHALPASDTPRVLLDDPDAYAGQPDTDVTDTDRLTPLRPANTAYVIYTSGSTGSPKGVVIEHRQLGTYLRHVVAAYPGVRGRALLHSSFAFDLTVTAFYAPLMTGGCVHVGALEEMGTPAAGPSGQERPTFVKVTPSHIPLLTALPAEASPSGELMAGGELLLGETVDAWRRRHPRARVVNEYGPTETTVGCSTVVIEPDQPVPPGPLPIGQPMPDVRFHVLDEELRPVAPGEIGELHIAGTQLARGYLGRPALTAERFLPDPFGPPGSRMYRSGDRIRPTEDGEYEFCGRVDNQAKIRGYRIELGEIEAALLRRPEVRHAAAVIRTDAPEVKQLVAYVVPGEGARIDAQQLRKDLAETLPEYMVPSAVVSLPALPLTVNRKLDTAALPAPEVSATPGGRAPADELQALLCELFATYTAVSSIGVDDDFFVRGGTSLGAAQLVNEARRRGLTLSLRDVLENRTVARLAEVCADTDRGDE from the coding sequence GTGGCACCGGGCCCGGCGGGCGGCGAGCCCGCGCTCTTCACCGACCTGTTCGCGCAGCAGGTGCGGCGCACCCCGCACGCGACCGCCGTCGTGTGGGGCGAGCACCGCAGGACGTACGCCGAACTGGACGCCGAGGCGAACCGGCTCGCGCACCGGCTGGTGTCGCTCGGCGCGGGCCCGGACCGGCTCGTCGCGATCGGCATCCGCTCCGCGCATCTGGTGGTGGCCGCGCTGGCCACCCTCAAGGCCGGGGCGGCCTACCTGCCGCTGGACCTGAGCTACCCGCCGCAGCGACTGGAGCACATGCTCAGCGACGCGCGGCCCATGCTCCTGCTGACCACCGGCGACGACCAGCACGCGCTGCCGGCGTCCGACACGCCACGGGTCCTCCTCGACGATCCGGACGCGTACGCCGGCCAGCCGGACACCGACGTCACCGACACCGACCGGCTCACCCCGCTGCGGCCCGCCAACACCGCGTACGTCATCTACACCTCCGGCTCCACCGGCAGCCCCAAGGGCGTGGTGATCGAGCACCGCCAGCTCGGCACGTACCTGCGTCACGTGGTGGCGGCCTACCCGGGCGTACGCGGGCGGGCGCTGCTGCACTCCTCGTTCGCGTTCGACCTGACGGTCACCGCGTTCTACGCGCCGCTCATGACGGGCGGCTGCGTGCACGTCGGCGCCCTGGAGGAGATGGGCACGCCCGCCGCCGGACCCTCCGGGCAGGAGCGGCCCACGTTCGTCAAGGTGACGCCCTCGCACATCCCGCTGCTCACCGCGCTGCCCGCCGAGGCGTCCCCGAGCGGGGAACTGATGGCCGGCGGCGAGCTGCTGCTCGGCGAGACCGTCGACGCCTGGCGCCGCCGGCACCCCCGCGCACGGGTCGTCAACGAGTACGGTCCGACGGAGACGACCGTCGGGTGCAGCACCGTGGTCATCGAGCCCGACCAGCCGGTGCCGCCCGGACCGCTGCCCATCGGCCAGCCCATGCCCGACGTGCGCTTCCACGTGCTGGACGAGGAACTGCGCCCGGTCGCGCCCGGCGAGATCGGCGAGCTGCACATCGCGGGGACCCAGTTGGCCCGGGGCTACCTGGGCAGGCCGGCGCTGACCGCCGAGCGTTTCCTGCCGGACCCGTTCGGCCCGCCCGGCTCGCGCATGTACCGCTCCGGCGACCGGATCCGGCCCACCGAGGACGGCGAGTACGAGTTCTGCGGGCGGGTCGACAACCAGGCGAAGATCCGCGGCTACCGCATCGAGCTCGGGGAGATCGAGGCGGCGCTGCTGCGCCGTCCGGAGGTGCGGCACGCGGCGGCGGTGATCCGCACGGACGCCCCGGAGGTCAAGCAGCTCGTCGCGTACGTCGTGCCCGGGGAAGGCGCGAGGATCGACGCGCAGCAGCTGCGCAAGGACCTCGCCGAGACCCTGCCGGAGTACATGGTGCCGAGCGCCGTGGTGAGCCTCCCGGCGCTGCCGCTGACCGTGAACCGCAAGCTCGACACGGCGGCCCTGCCGGCGCCGGAGGTCTCGGCGACGCCGGGCGGGCGGGCGCCGGCCGACGAGTTGCAGGCGCTGCTGTGCGAGCTCTTCGCCACCTACACGGCCGTCTCCTCGATCGGCGTCGACGACGACTTCTTCGTCCGGGGCGGCACCAGCCTCGGCGCCGCCCAGCTGGTCAACGAGGCACGCCGGCGCGGGCTCACCCTGTCGCTGCGTGACGTGCTGGAAAACCGGACCGTGGCGCGTCTCGCCGAGGTCTGCGCCGACACCGACCGAGGGGACGAGTGA
- a CDS encoding condensation domain-containing protein, with translation MSIAASRKEAAMWLLERLVPDTGVNNVAVAFEVAGRIDRELFTAALRAVLARHEVLRTVFRTDDATLTREVLAADRLDVPVVDVPAGDDGMDADLTAFAAEPFAIDGRPLVRAGIRAGADGDVCCVVVHHLNFDAMSTTILLRELLVAYETLAAGRRPDDAPVAALAERPPNERSVAYWRKNLDGLRPAEAGLWCARPPVGAPSLRARTVHHELSGPARAVVRRFQRELRASEAVVLLAAYSVLLAQHGAGADVVIGTPVNVRDQRSMNAIGYHANLVPLRVRLDADADFRAVVKQTRSTFLEAISHADVPLEHVSPAVLGDAPSSWRSSFFRHLFNYVPGTVDTSAALTGMPVRHVMVENGYSRFDLEFFIMPGEDSTTIRAAFCVDAFDAADVVLLLQRYDALLVQLGEEVDRPVAQLSRRGASDLALPASPSATAATASVLDAVHATVAASPDLVAVQDGAHAVSYGRLWSAALATRDLVAASGGGTVAVLAPRGAQLAAAWLGVWLAGARCVLLDPTQPIPDLAARLADSGAAPVLAGDGLPVPGAVPIPAVADTTDAIRTDAPAGGDLDAVAYLEYHRDTPAPLAVTVTHRALAGAVARLVDQLAASPAVTLWLSSAATDAALTELLVALTTGGRVVVAPDGARTDGHALGELVQRHAVDAVQAPPTVWRQVVEHAGDRLAGRALLVAHEPLPRPLAAQLRATGGTPNHGYTTPGVAGYAALDGGRDEPGVRPATGVFVTEPGTGHELGIGVRGELCVAGDTLASGYHGRPELTAARFGEHPTYGRFHRTGDLARLLPDGRIDVVGPLSAQVRVGGQLIHLADIESVLAAHPDVEAVAAVGSASDAQDVTVVAFVESRKPDIAERLREHARAALPLTPELVVLNQLPVTVAGTVDRVALVALAAARASADADPPDETTVALVGIWTEMLDRPGLHADSNFFASGGHSLLGAQLVQRVRTDLSMPVQLADLFSNPTPRQLAEHLQNAFWDDEDDD, from the coding sequence ATGAGCATCGCGGCCAGCAGGAAGGAAGCAGCCATGTGGCTGCTCGAGCGGCTGGTGCCGGACACCGGGGTCAACAACGTGGCGGTCGCCTTCGAGGTGGCCGGCCGGATCGACCGCGAGCTGTTCACCGCGGCGCTGCGGGCGGTCCTGGCCCGCCACGAGGTGCTGCGCACCGTGTTCCGCACCGACGACGCGACGCTGACCAGGGAGGTGCTCGCCGCCGACCGGCTCGACGTGCCGGTGGTGGACGTCCCGGCCGGCGACGACGGGATGGACGCCGACCTGACCGCGTTCGCCGCCGAGCCCTTCGCGATCGACGGCCGCCCGCTGGTGCGGGCGGGCATCCGCGCGGGAGCCGACGGCGACGTGTGCTGCGTCGTCGTGCACCACCTGAACTTCGACGCCATGTCGACCACGATCCTGCTCCGCGAGCTGCTCGTCGCCTACGAGACCCTCGCGGCGGGACGCCGGCCGGACGACGCCCCGGTGGCGGCGCTCGCGGAACGCCCGCCGAACGAGCGCAGCGTCGCGTACTGGCGGAAGAACCTCGACGGGCTGCGGCCCGCCGAGGCGGGTCTGTGGTGCGCCCGCCCGCCCGTCGGGGCCCCGTCCCTGCGCGCGCGGACCGTCCACCACGAACTCTCCGGGCCGGCCCGCGCCGTGGTACGCCGCTTCCAGCGCGAACTGCGCGCCTCGGAGGCGGTGGTGCTGCTCGCGGCGTACTCGGTGCTGCTCGCCCAGCACGGCGCGGGTGCGGACGTGGTCATCGGCACCCCGGTGAACGTCCGGGACCAGCGCAGCATGAACGCCATCGGCTACCACGCGAACCTGGTGCCGCTGCGGGTCCGGCTCGACGCCGACGCCGACTTCCGCGCCGTCGTGAAGCAGACGCGCAGCACCTTCCTGGAGGCGATCAGCCACGCCGACGTACCGCTGGAGCACGTGTCCCCCGCCGTGCTCGGCGACGCGCCGTCGTCGTGGCGCAGCTCGTTCTTCCGGCACCTGTTCAACTACGTGCCCGGCACCGTCGACACCTCCGCCGCGCTGACCGGGATGCCGGTGCGCCACGTCATGGTGGAGAACGGGTACAGCCGCTTCGACCTGGAATTCTTCATCATGCCGGGCGAGGACTCGACCACCATTCGCGCGGCGTTCTGCGTCGACGCCTTCGACGCGGCCGACGTCGTGCTGCTGCTGCAACGCTACGACGCGCTGCTCGTGCAGCTGGGCGAGGAGGTGGACCGGCCGGTGGCCCAGCTGTCCCGCAGGGGCGCGAGCGACCTCGCCCTGCCGGCGTCGCCGTCGGCGACGGCCGCCACGGCGTCCGTGCTCGACGCGGTGCACGCGACGGTGGCGGCGAGCCCGGACCTCGTCGCCGTGCAGGACGGCGCGCACGCCGTGTCGTACGGCCGGCTGTGGTCGGCGGCGCTCGCCACCCGGGACCTGGTCGCGGCCTCGGGCGGCGGCACGGTCGCCGTCCTGGCGCCGCGCGGCGCGCAGCTGGCCGCCGCCTGGCTCGGCGTGTGGCTGGCGGGCGCGCGCTGCGTCCTGCTCGACCCGACCCAGCCGATCCCCGACCTCGCCGCCCGGCTGGCCGACTCGGGTGCCGCCCCGGTGCTGGCGGGCGACGGCCTCCCCGTGCCCGGCGCGGTGCCCATCCCCGCCGTCGCGGACACCACCGACGCGATCCGCACCGACGCGCCCGCTGGCGGTGACCTCGACGCGGTGGCCTACCTGGAGTACCACCGCGACACGCCCGCGCCACTCGCGGTGACGGTCACCCACCGGGCCCTGGCCGGCGCGGTCGCGCGACTCGTCGACCAGCTCGCCGCCTCGCCGGCCGTCACCCTGTGGCTGAGCAGCGCCGCCACGGACGCGGCGCTGACGGAGCTGCTGGTCGCGCTGACCACCGGCGGCCGGGTCGTCGTCGCGCCCGACGGGGCCCGGACCGACGGCCACGCGCTCGGCGAGCTGGTGCAGCGGCACGCCGTGGACGCGGTGCAGGCGCCGCCGACGGTGTGGCGCCAGGTGGTCGAGCACGCGGGCGACCGGCTCGCGGGCCGCGCCCTCCTGGTGGCGCACGAACCGCTCCCCCGCCCGCTGGCCGCGCAGCTGCGCGCCACCGGCGGCACGCCGAACCACGGCTACACCACGCCCGGCGTCGCCGGCTACGCCGCGCTCGACGGCGGCCGGGACGAGCCCGGCGTCCGCCCGGCGACCGGAGTGTTCGTCACCGAGCCCGGCACCGGGCACGAGCTGGGCATCGGCGTACGCGGTGAGCTGTGCGTCGCGGGCGACACCCTGGCCTCCGGCTACCACGGCCGGCCGGAGCTGACCGCCGCGCGCTTCGGCGAGCACCCGACGTACGGGCGGTTCCACCGCACCGGAGACCTCGCGCGTCTGCTGCCCGACGGCCGGATCGACGTGGTCGGCCCGCTGTCGGCCCAGGTACGGGTCGGCGGCCAGCTGATCCACCTCGCCGACATCGAGTCCGTCCTCGCCGCCCACCCGGACGTGGAGGCGGTCGCCGCCGTCGGCTCCGCCAGCGACGCCCAGGACGTCACGGTCGTCGCGTTCGTCGAGTCCCGCAAGCCCGACATCGCGGAGCGGCTGCGCGAGCACGCCCGCGCCGCCCTGCCGCTCACGCCCGAACTGGTCGTGCTGAACCAGCTTCCGGTCACCGTGGCCGGCACCGTGGACCGCGTGGCCCTCGTGGCGCTCGCCGCCGCGAGGGCGTCGGCCGACGCCGACCCGCCGGACGAGACGACCGTCGCCCTCGTCGGGATCTGGACCGAGATGCTCGACCGGCCGGGCCTGCACGCGGACTCGAACTTCTTCGCCAGCGGTGGCCACTCGCTGCTGGGCGCCCAGCTCGTGCAGCGGGTGCGGACCGACCTGTCGATGCCGGTCCAGCTCGCCGACCTGTTCTCCAACCCGACGCCCCGGCAGCTCGCGGAGCACCTGCAGAACGCGTTCTGGGACGACGAGGACGACGACTGA
- a CDS encoding TauD/TfdA family dioxygenase, with amino-acid sequence MTVDVQPTRGTDRMITLTREENIEVDTIARYLAGRPPRLVDATAWLASARELSSNLPVRLRQMVRHFAWDPGLDAVLLVRNLPVDIDELPATPTVPGSVQRESTVPAAAQVLLGLQLGELIAFKEEKSGALVQDVVPVPGMEKFQGNAGSVALSMHVENAFHLHRPDYVGLHCLRNDHDNVAGLRVTSVRNALPLLSEQVRRVLHEPRFVTEPPASFGELRSAPEPHGILVGSFEDPDVRVDFESSFPLDPEATQALSMLGDALRTVRRTFILEPGDLAFVDNRLALHGRTEFTPRYDGRDRWLQRIFVHRDFRRSRAMRPADGHVLSSAN; translated from the coding sequence GTGACCGTCGACGTCCAGCCCACCCGCGGCACCGACCGCATGATCACACTGACCAGAGAGGAGAACATCGAGGTCGACACGATCGCCCGCTACCTGGCGGGCCGGCCGCCGCGCCTGGTCGATGCGACCGCCTGGCTCGCATCGGCCCGCGAACTGTCCAGCAACCTGCCCGTACGACTGCGCCAGATGGTGCGGCACTTCGCGTGGGATCCCGGGCTCGACGCCGTGCTGCTCGTGCGGAACCTGCCCGTCGACATCGACGAGTTGCCCGCCACGCCCACCGTGCCCGGCTCGGTGCAGCGGGAGTCCACGGTGCCCGCCGCCGCCCAGGTGCTGCTCGGGCTGCAACTCGGCGAACTCATCGCCTTCAAGGAGGAGAAGAGCGGCGCGCTCGTACAGGACGTCGTGCCGGTGCCGGGCATGGAGAAGTTCCAGGGCAACGCGGGCTCGGTGGCGCTGTCCATGCACGTGGAGAACGCCTTCCACCTGCACCGCCCGGACTACGTCGGCCTGCACTGCCTGCGCAACGACCACGACAACGTCGCCGGGTTGCGGGTGACGTCCGTCCGCAACGCGCTGCCCCTGCTCTCCGAGCAGGTCCGGCGGGTGCTGCACGAGCCGCGGTTCGTCACCGAGCCGCCGGCGTCGTTCGGCGAACTGCGCAGCGCGCCGGAGCCGCACGGCATCCTCGTCGGCAGCTTCGAGGACCCGGACGTGCGGGTCGACTTCGAGAGCTCCTTCCCGCTCGACCCCGAGGCCACGCAGGCGCTGTCGATGCTCGGCGACGCGCTGCGCACCGTCCGCCGCACCTTCATCCTGGAGCCCGGCGACCTGGCGTTCGTCGACAACCGCCTGGCCCTGCACGGCCGCACCGAGTTCACCCCCCGCTACGACGGCCGCGACCGCTGGCTCCAGCGGATCTTCGTGCACCGCGACTTCCGGCGCTCCCGCGCCATGCGGCCGGCCGACGGCCACGTGCTCAGCAGCGCGAACTGA
- a CDS encoding cytochrome P450: MDADYFATPYAPSERFVALHERGAVHQTCLDDHGRVWLVTGHAEVFAALRDKRLARPREYSNGDFASHRFPEGTPTGTIITLDPPEHTPLKKMVNFTFLPRHLETFRPRIHAVVAMLLDKFEANGGGDLVEDYAAIVPITIVCDVLGLPERFRKNLKQWADLGFGSDDETNVKIRESMLGMLEEVRQQKTAEPSEDLFSYWIHYRDADGKPVLNPQQLLIMAALTILGGYDTTAGMISRGALALLDSPETLERLQRDPDLFPEAIEELLRRNGSVHHGFRRFATEDMEIDGRKINKGDTVLLHLTAAGNDPKRFPDPQVLDIDRADKGHVAFGGGPHFCAGAELARMEINIALRELFTRFPDIKLAVPQESLKLRAYPFIPGIVSLPVTV; this comes from the coding sequence ATGGACGCGGACTACTTCGCGACCCCGTACGCGCCGTCCGAGCGCTTCGTGGCGCTACACGAGCGGGGCGCGGTCCACCAGACCTGCCTCGACGACCACGGCCGGGTATGGCTGGTCACCGGGCACGCCGAGGTCTTCGCCGCGCTGCGCGACAAGCGCCTCGCGCGCCCCCGCGAATACTCCAACGGGGACTTCGCCAGCCACCGGTTCCCGGAGGGCACGCCGACCGGCACGATCATCACCCTCGACCCGCCGGAACACACGCCGCTCAAGAAGATGGTCAACTTCACCTTCCTGCCCCGCCACCTGGAGACCTTCCGGCCCCGGATTCACGCCGTGGTCGCCATGCTGCTGGACAAGTTCGAGGCGAATGGCGGCGGCGACCTGGTAGAGGACTACGCGGCCATCGTGCCGATCACGATCGTCTGCGACGTACTCGGCCTTCCCGAGAGGTTCCGCAAGAACCTCAAGCAGTGGGCGGACCTCGGCTTCGGTAGTGACGACGAGACCAACGTCAAGATCCGGGAGAGCATGTTGGGGATGCTCGAGGAGGTCCGACAGCAGAAGACGGCGGAGCCCAGCGAAGACCTCTTCTCGTACTGGATCCACTACCGGGACGCCGACGGCAAACCGGTGCTGAACCCCCAGCAGTTGTTGATCATGGCCGCGCTGACGATCCTGGGTGGCTACGACACCACCGCAGGCATGATCAGCCGAGGCGCCCTGGCCCTGCTGGACTCCCCGGAGACGCTGGAGCGACTCCAGCGGGATCCCGATCTGTTCCCCGAGGCCATCGAGGAGCTGTTGCGCCGCAACGGCTCGGTGCACCACGGCTTCCGCCGCTTCGCCACCGAGGACATGGAGATCGACGGCAGGAAGATCAACAAGGGCGACACGGTGCTGTTGCACCTGACTGCCGCGGGCAACGACCCGAAGCGGTTCCCCGATCCGCAGGTGCTCGACATCGACCGCGCCGACAAGGGGCACGTGGCGTTCGGCGGCGGCCCGCACTTCTGCGCGGGAGCGGAACTGGCCCGGATGGAGATCAACATCGCCCTCCGGGAACTGTTCACCCGCTTCCCCGACATCAAGCTGGCCGTGCCCCAAGAGTCGCTGAAGTTGCGTGCCTACCCGTTCATTCCCGGGATCGTCTCGCTACCGGTCACGGTCTGA